Genomic DNA from Danio rerio strain Tuebingen ecotype United States chromosome 5, GRCz12tu, whole genome shotgun sequence:
AGAATGCTTAAGTGTTTCCACTATATGTTTAGGTGTCTAAGGATGAACAGAGCTCAAACAAGAGACCCTGTTATTGAGCGTGCTTGTTGTCAGAGTGACATTGTATATGAATATCTTGGATTACCAAAGGAAATGACCATTTGGGTTGATCCGGGAGAGGTGTCATGCCGGTAATGCTACATTTTCTGGCCTGTTTCACTAAAGTGCTTTATCTCCACTGATGACTTGATTGTAGTAAATCTAATATTGTTGTTTATTCTTCAAGGTATGGTGAAAAGTCAACCCCATTTTGTGTTACTCAGTTTGAGGGACAAAAAAGAGACGGCGAGTTCTCTCGAAGGATAAATAATGCGGTAGAAAGGGCTTCATCTGATTATCATTCTGGAACCTCTTCTGATGAGGAGGGTGGAAACACTAGCATGAGCAGCACCTTGAGTAGTAGCAACAGTAGCAGTATTTCTGTTCCTGAGCCCAAATGCATCCCAACGGTCTCCAACCCAAACAGTGTCTACCAGGTAACAAAGTTTACATGGCATGTCTATTAAAGGATCCTCAATTTCTTTGGAAATGGGCTTAATTTTACACCCAAGTTAAACAGTTTGGTTTTACCATTTTGAATCCATTCAATTGAACTGTGCTTCTTGTTGGAGCAATTTAACTAGCCTAACTGAATTAGACAATTGACATTTAACTATgttcttttaattttatatatttttttcaattaagttTGCTATTTAAAGCTTTACTAGAATTGCATTTAAGaccaacaaaacaataaaaagttgCTTTATTTTGGGTTAATAAGGCTAGGAACTATATTCCTTTTTGGAGTTACTGAGTAACTTTTTACTACTGTATCAATGGTGCAGCAGTAATAATACTTAGTATTATTAGTTGAATAATACTTGGTGCCTGAAAATGGTCCACAACCAGGTAACATTGTTGCCTAATCATTGCGCCTGCTTTTTCCTCTTCACTAGCATTATCGTTCCTAGCCACATTGACCTAGaaaacaacttaattttctgTCAGTTTATAGTACATGAACTACTCAAATGTTTGCCGACTCTTAAGGATTATTACATTGTGTGAAGCATCACTAAAAATGTTGTATATTGGGTTCTTTAATTGCTCTGATTTGACTGTTCTCTGTCTACAGTTCAGTGATTTTGGGCAGCCACCTCCCATGCAAAACTGGGGTACATACCCTAAAAGGAAGCCGTATGCTACCGAGGGctaccagcagcagcagcagcattctTATTCTTCAGGTGGGCCATATCAAGGCCACAAGAGTTTCAAGGGCTACAGGCCTTCCTATGCCTTCTCTGGTCCAAGGCAGGACCGATATCACTGGGTCAGCAAGAACCGCTCTTAGactttataaatgtgtatatattttaaatgtattgttttgctGAGCAGCTATGCAGGCAAGTGTTGAGtaacttaatttaaatgtaatgctttaattatttatgaaGTCCTGTGTAAATGCCATGAAGGCAGTTTTTAGAAGTCTGTTTTAATCAATGGTTTATTTGTGGAGTACAAAAGACTTtctaaataaaatctgttttaataaAATTGTGTGAACTCGATTGATGCTCATACTGCTGCCACCAGATGGCAGCAAATACCCACAGTACAAAATTCATGCACGTTAGTAGGTTATTTATAGCTTTTAATTTAAGAGAAGAAACCAAAGTAGGAAATTTATATTCATAATTGTAGGATTTTAGTTTCATATTTAGAGAACTTCAACTCCTCTGCTacgtattttttttcataaattattttgtaatattattattaaggatGGGAACCTCGTGCATTAAGTATTAATGCCTTTCTGCTTCTGTTAAGCTTAAAAcaaagtgtttttaaataaaacaaagcttTTAAAAACTGGGAAAAACACATTGATATTTTatggattatttttaaattatataattgtaTGTAAAATGTGAATCACTTAAATTCAAATTTATGGATTTACTGATTAAACTAGGTGCGTTTGAgtaaaagggtttttttttttttttttttttaaatgatatttaaaaatattggaTTTTTAGTAAGTATTTATTAGGGTTGTTCCAACGAACCAtcttgtttgtttggtcaaatgaACGCAAACATGTCTTAaacattacactttttttttctcct
This window encodes:
- the btg4 gene encoding protein BTG4 (The RefSeq protein has 2 substitutions, 1 non-frameshifting indel compared to this genomic sequence), yielding MKEEIAATVFFIARLAKKHGKLDRVRREKFAVELTSVLFENYKCHWYPENPTKGQAFRCLRMNRAQTRDPVIERACCQSDIVYEYLGLPKEMTIWVDPGEVSCRYGEKSTPFCVTQFEGQKRDGEFSRRINNAVERASSDYHSGTSSDEEGGNTSMSSTLSSSNSSSISVPEPKCIPTVSNPNSVYQFSEFGQPPPMQSWGTYPKRKPYATEGYQQQQHSYSSGGPYQGHKSFKGYRPSYAFSGPRQDRYHWVSKNRS